Proteins co-encoded in one Sulfurovum xiamenensis genomic window:
- a CDS encoding cupin domain-containing protein, producing MNIYDTITPQSCETFTPLLEHKNIKINRIVSSDDLDETEYLQEEDEWLVLLEGEATLLLNESEQTLKRGDTLFIPANTPHRVLYTQNGTLWLTVHIF from the coding sequence GTGAATATTTACGACACTATCACACCTCAAAGCTGTGAAACCTTTACCCCGCTTCTTGAACATAAAAATATCAAAATAAACCGTATCGTCAGCTCAGATGATTTAGATGAAACGGAATATCTACAGGAAGAGGATGAATGGCTGGTCTTACTCGAAGGTGAAGCAACACTGCTTTTAAATGAGTCAGAGCAAACACTGAAAAGAGGAGATACACTCTTCATCCCCGCAAACACACCCCATCGTGTGCTGTATACACAAAATGGTACACTCTGGCTAACGGTCCATATCTTTTAG
- a CDS encoding tRNA (5-methylaminomethyl-2-thiouridine)(34)-methyltransferase MnmD, with protein MYNKSLREEKKLVLCEDGTHTLFSVEFDEPYHSTKDGALHESLEKHVKPALTFSQNKSELRILDICFGLGYNTFATLYYIKTQGLKTKVHILSPEFDEGLVRSLDTFDFPPEFEGIQHIIKAISADLYYEDEQFKIEILLGDARESIPKIEDKIDIIYQDAFSPAHNPLLWTKEHFTDIRVLCKEDALLTTYSTAAAVRLGLYENDFFIFVHRAEMMRFSTIASLKMLDGLEYIDMELKKLRNPQARSMKDEAYLKDMDR; from the coding sequence ATGTATAATAAATCGTTAAGAGAAGAGAAAAAGCTGGTACTGTGTGAAGATGGTACCCATACACTCTTTTCTGTTGAATTTGACGAACCCTACCACTCTACCAAAGACGGTGCACTCCATGAGTCTTTAGAGAAACATGTAAAACCCGCATTGACTTTCAGCCAAAACAAGAGCGAACTGAGGATTTTGGATATCTGTTTTGGTCTGGGGTATAATACCTTTGCCACACTCTATTACATCAAAACACAGGGTTTGAAGACAAAAGTCCACATACTCTCTCCGGAGTTTGATGAAGGACTTGTCCGCTCTTTGGATACCTTTGATTTTCCTCCGGAGTTTGAGGGTATCCAACACATTATCAAAGCGATCAGTGCTGATCTTTACTATGAAGATGAACAGTTCAAGATAGAGATACTGCTGGGCGATGCAAGAGAAAGTATTCCAAAGATCGAAGACAAAATAGACATCATTTATCAAGATGCCTTCAGCCCCGCACACAATCCACTGCTTTGGACAAAAGAACACTTTACCGATATAAGAGTACTTTGCAAAGAGGATGCACTACTTACCACCTACTCAACAGCAGCAGCTGTACGTTTGGGACTGTATGAAAATGATTTTTTTATTTTTGTACACCGGGCTGAAATGATGCGTTTTTCGACGATCGCTTCTTTGAAGATGTTAGATGGATTGGAATATATCGATATGGAACTGAAAAAACTGCGTAATCCCCAGGCACGCAGTATGAAAGATGAAGCGTATCTAAAAGATATGGACCGTTAG
- the ribE gene encoding riboflavin synthase, with translation MFTGLIREIATVKSYQNNILTIQSKHKAKLGDSIAINGVCLTVIKVNSDGFDLELADETRSIIDESKLSGAVHMEPAMMMHDRFEGHIVQGHVDCVGTVSQITPRENATDFIITVDPKYIAHIIPKGSITIDGISLTVNDVGADYFRLTIIPHTLKETLMKNYKVGTKLNIETDMFARYIDHILSHRNPKKSMSWEEIDSLQMTY, from the coding sequence ATGTTTACAGGTCTGATACGTGAAATCGCCACAGTAAAAAGCTACCAAAATAATATATTAACCATACAGTCTAAACATAAAGCAAAACTTGGTGACTCTATTGCCATCAACGGTGTCTGTTTGACTGTTATTAAGGTAAACAGTGACGGCTTTGATCTTGAACTGGCAGATGAAACACGTTCCATCATCGATGAAAGTAAGCTCTCCGGTGCTGTGCATATGGAACCTGCGATGATGATGCATGACCGTTTTGAAGGGCACATTGTACAGGGGCATGTCGATTGTGTCGGTACAGTTTCACAGATCACGCCTAGAGAGAATGCCACCGACTTCATTATCACTGTGGATCCAAAATACATCGCTCATATCATACCCAAAGGCTCTATCACCATAGACGGTATCTCTTTGACCGTCAATGATGTAGGTGCAGATTATTTTAGACTCACCATCATCCCACACACACTCAAAGAGACCCTGATGAAAAATTATAAAGTGGGAACCAAACTGAATATAGAGACCGATATGTTTGCCAGGTACATCGACCACATTCTGTCACACAGAAACCCGAAAAAAAGTATGAGCTGGGAAGAGATTGACAGCTTGCAGATGACATACTAG